The following proteins are encoded in a genomic region of Stutzerimonas balearica DSM 6083:
- a CDS encoding TerB family tellurite resistance protein, translating to MRYWPLTLAGTLAGWLLASIPGALLGGVLGQVLDRRLGLEGWASLLALLRGQPPLRGNELQFVLLGRLAKSAGRVTEAHIRIARAEMQRLGLDGTAQRAAIEAFSRGKRDDLGLRTPLRRLRGRREQARALLEACWRMARADAEIGPREHELILLWGKWMGWTAADVAALDTAPRPRGAAPASRGGAYQKALDLLGVRADTEPEAIKRAYRRLLSRHHPDKLAGAGARPAAVREATERTRELHSAYALVRERRGFR from the coding sequence TGACCCTGGCCGGCACCCTGGCGGGTTGGCTGCTGGCGAGCATCCCTGGCGCGCTGCTTGGCGGCGTGTTGGGGCAGGTGCTGGACCGGCGCCTGGGGCTGGAGGGCTGGGCGAGTCTGCTCGCGCTGTTGCGTGGGCAGCCACCGCTGCGAGGCAACGAGCTGCAGTTCGTCCTGTTGGGCCGGCTGGCCAAGAGCGCCGGCCGGGTCACCGAGGCGCATATCCGGATTGCGCGTGCCGAGATGCAGCGGCTCGGCCTCGACGGTACCGCTCAGCGCGCCGCGATCGAAGCCTTTTCGCGCGGCAAGCGAGACGATCTCGGCCTGCGTACGCCGCTGCGCCGGCTGCGCGGGCGGCGTGAGCAGGCACGGGCCCTGCTCGAGGCCTGCTGGCGCATGGCGCGGGCCGACGCCGAGATCGGGCCGCGCGAGCACGAGCTGATTCTGCTCTGGGGCAAGTGGATGGGCTGGACGGCGGCCGATGTGGCCGCGCTGGACACCGCACCACGACCGCGCGGCGCAGCTCCGGCAAGCCGTGGCGGCGCCTATCAGAAAGCGCTGGATCTGCTGGGCGTGCGCGCCGATACCGAGCCGGAGGCCATCAAGCGCGCCTACCGTCGCCTGCTCAGTCGCCACCACCCGGACAAGCTGGCCGGTGCCGGGGCCAGACCGGCTGCCGTGCGCGAGGCTACCGAACGTACCCGTGAGCTGCACAGCGCCTACGCCCTGGTGCGCGAGCGGCGGGGCTTCCGCTGA
- a CDS encoding DUF3530 family protein, with protein MLPSLLLATLLLLPTIARSEEPPPAPPEAPPAEPVRVAAGERSEQLGRALAQRFPRQALELQAGEETFVGLQLPSNLGQSRGVIVLLPGDGESADWPRVIGPLRRQLPDAGWQTLSLTLPDAAPAPPAAEPAAPAPDAGTAPEADAAPADGAPSEAGYLPEKTAPPLDDAQPPQAPAAEPKAEPVNQAQRIEARLEAALTQARSSGAATVVLVGHGTGAYWAARYLQNSGAKDVGGLVLIEPRRPAEQDKPLADLLSELALPTADFIYGQTGTRSPQARERLDASQRARHPNYRQIILQRLPADAAAEQEQLYRRVRAWLDKQTTP; from the coding sequence ATGCTGCCGAGCCTGCTACTAGCCACCCTGTTGCTGCTGCCAACGATCGCGAGAAGCGAGGAGCCGCCCCCGGCGCCTCCCGAAGCGCCGCCTGCGGAGCCGGTGCGGGTCGCTGCCGGTGAACGAAGCGAACAGCTCGGCCGGGCCCTTGCCCAGCGCTTTCCGCGTCAGGCCCTCGAACTGCAGGCGGGCGAAGAAACCTTTGTCGGCCTGCAGCTGCCCTCGAACCTGGGGCAGAGCCGTGGCGTCATCGTGCTGCTACCCGGTGATGGCGAAAGCGCCGACTGGCCCAGAGTCATCGGGCCGCTGCGCCGTCAGTTGCCGGATGCCGGCTGGCAGACGCTCAGCCTGACGCTGCCGGATGCGGCACCGGCGCCGCCCGCCGCCGAGCCGGCCGCGCCCGCGCCCGACGCAGGCACCGCGCCCGAGGCGGATGCCGCGCCTGCAGACGGCGCCCCCAGCGAGGCCGGCTATCTGCCGGAGAAGACCGCACCGCCGCTCGACGACGCACAACCGCCGCAAGCACCGGCCGCCGAGCCCAAAGCCGAGCCGGTGAATCAGGCACAGCGAATCGAGGCCCGCCTTGAGGCCGCCCTGACACAAGCGCGCAGCAGTGGCGCGGCGACGGTCGTGCTCGTCGGGCACGGCACCGGCGCCTACTGGGCCGCCCGCTATCTGCAAAACAGCGGTGCGAAAGACGTCGGCGGCCTGGTGCTCATCGAGCCCAGGCGTCCGGCAGAACAGGACAAGCCGCTCGCCGATCTGCTGAGCGAACTGGCGCTGCCCACTGCGGACTTCATCTACGGCCAAACCGGGACCCGCTCGCCGCAAGCGCGCGAGCGCCTCGACGCCAGCCAGCGGGCGCGCCATCCGAACTATCGCCAGATCATCCTGCAGCGGCTACCCGCCGACGCGGCGGCCGAGCAGGAGCAACTCTACCGGCGCGTCCGCGCCTGGCTGGACAAGCAGACAACGCCTTGA
- a CDS encoding phosphoglycolate phosphatase: protein MNRLQRLFDGELPRLAMFDLDGTLMDSVPDLAAAVDRMLMLLGRQPAGIERVRDWVGNGSRVLVRRALAGHYEHAGVGEDETDAALALFMQAYAGAHELTSVYPGVVDCLDWLRERGVALAVITNKPSQFVAPLLEEKGLGGYFRWLVGGDTLPQQKPDPAALHWVMQQAGVTAAEALFVGDSRNDVLAARAAGVPCVAVSYGYNHGRPIDEEEPELVLDDLRQLVASPEGLR, encoded by the coding sequence ATGAACCGGCTGCAGCGCCTGTTCGACGGCGAGCTGCCGCGCCTGGCGATGTTCGACCTGGACGGCACGCTGATGGATTCGGTACCTGACCTGGCGGCGGCGGTCGACAGGATGCTGATGCTGCTCGGCCGGCAACCTGCCGGCATCGAGCGGGTGCGTGACTGGGTCGGCAACGGCTCACGGGTGCTGGTTCGCCGCGCCCTGGCCGGACACTACGAGCACGCCGGCGTCGGCGAGGACGAGACCGACGCGGCGCTGGCGCTGTTCATGCAGGCCTATGCCGGTGCGCATGAACTGACCAGCGTGTACCCCGGTGTCGTCGATTGCCTGGACTGGCTGCGCGAGCGCGGTGTCGCACTGGCGGTGATCACCAACAAGCCGTCGCAGTTCGTCGCGCCGTTACTGGAGGAAAAGGGGCTGGGCGGCTATTTCCGCTGGCTGGTCGGTGGCGATACCCTGCCTCAGCAGAAGCCCGATCCTGCCGCGTTGCACTGGGTCATGCAGCAGGCCGGCGTAACCGCGGCCGAAGCGCTGTTTGTCGGCGACTCGCGTAACGACGTGCTGGCTGCTCGCGCGGCCGGCGTGCCCTGCGTCGCGGTCAGCTATGGCTACAACCACGGTCGACCGATCGACGAGGAGGAGCCGGAGCTGGTGCTCGACGACCTGCGCCAGCTGGTTGCTTCGCCTGAGGGGCTGCGCTAG
- the rpe gene encoding ribulose-phosphate 3-epimerase translates to MQPFAIAPSILSADFARLGQEVDSVLAAGADIVHFDVMDNHYVPNLTIGPMVCSALRKYGITAPIDVHLMVKPVDRIIGDFLEAGASYITFHPEASEHIDRSLQLIRDGGAKAGLVFNPATPLDCLKYVMDKVDMILLMSVNPGFGGQKFIPGTLDKLREARALIDASGREIRLEIDGGVNVKNIREIAEAGADTFVAGSAIFNQPDYKAVIDTMRGELAQVRR, encoded by the coding sequence ATGCAGCCTTTCGCCATCGCTCCGTCGATTCTCTCTGCCGATTTCGCCCGCCTCGGACAGGAGGTGGACAGTGTGCTCGCTGCGGGTGCCGACATCGTTCACTTCGATGTCATGGACAACCATTACGTGCCCAACCTGACCATCGGCCCGATGGTCTGCAGCGCCTTGCGCAAGTACGGCATCACCGCGCCGATCGATGTGCACCTGATGGTCAAGCCGGTCGATCGCATCATCGGCGACTTCCTCGAGGCCGGCGCCAGCTACATCACCTTTCACCCGGAAGCGTCCGAGCACATCGATCGCTCGCTGCAGCTGATCCGCGACGGCGGCGCCAAGGCCGGGCTGGTGTTCAACCCGGCCACGCCGCTGGACTGCCTGAAGTACGTCATGGACAAGGTCGACATGATCCTGTTGATGAGCGTCAACCCCGGATTCGGCGGCCAGAAGTTCATTCCCGGTACGCTCGACAAGCTGCGCGAAGCACGCGCGCTGATCGACGCCAGCGGCCGCGAGATTCGCCTGGAAATCGACGGCGGGGTGAACGTGAAGAACATTCGCGAGATTGCCGAGGCCGGCGCCGACACCTTTGTCGCCGGCTCGGCGATCTTCAACCAGCCGGACTACAAGGCCGTGATCGACACCATGCGCGGCGAGCTGGCGCAGGTCCGCCGATGA